The DNA window GTATCATCTCTGCTTGCACCCAACCGATGATTCTCCTGCCAGTCTAGCCGCGCTACCCTCCATTACGTCTGCTTGGTCGGCCGGCACTGTCTCCCGACAGCTTCGCTCCTGGAGGCTGCCAGAATGGGCCAACCGCCGGCATAGAAATCTCGACTTTACTGCCGACTTTGACGTTGAGGAATTCGTGCACCGCTATGCCCCCCCTTGGCTGCAGGGATGGGCGAGAAGGCATCGAGACATGGATGCTGGAGCGTGGCTGGAGCAACGGCGAAGTCTTCATCGGCAAGGAACGGGTCTGGATTCGCGAGAATGCATGGTGGGAGGCCGAGAACATGCTTGATGTTAAGCCAGGCGATGAACTACATCCCATCCACAGCAACCCCTTCAATAGTGGTTTTGATACTGGCTACTCGGGAACTGGCAGCGGCTACTTCCCACCGACTGGTCTGGACAATGGTGTCGGCTCCAGCCGTGATGCACTGGCTCACAACCGCGGCATGAGCCAAAGCAACATGAGCCAATTCACGCTCGGCCAAAACCAGGCGCCGCATGCCGcgccatccatccacccatCCATTGCACCTACTATGCGCAATGGTGACTATGGTCTGGGTAACAAGGGTGACCTGTATAGGAATGACGGGTTCTACAACGCGGAAGCCGCTGCCCTCGACCCCGAGCTAGCTGAGAACAAGCAGATTGAGACAAAGGAGGTGGATAATGCCCGTCGAGCCTGGGTCTGGTTCTGCTGGGCCATGACCTGGTATAttccttccttcttgctCCGCTGGCCTGGTGGCATGAAACGCCCCGATGTCCGCATGGCCTGGCGTGAGAAGTTCACGCTGTGCCTGTTGATTGCCCTTATGAACGGTATCATCGTCTTTTGGATTGTCGGATTCGGGCGTGTTCTTTGCCCTAACATGGACAAAGCTTGGAACCGTAAGCAGGTTGGCTTCCACCAAGGCGAAAACGATTACTACGTCAGTATCCATGGCAGTGTCTATGATCTTACCAAATTCTGGAAGCAACAGCACAGTGACACCGCCATCAAGACCACTTCTGACGTCATGTTGCCCTTGGCTGGTATGGATTTGGACGATTACTTCATTCCTCCTCTGAATGTAGCCTGCCCAGGTCTTGGTATTTCAGATGCCTTTCAGCTATCTCTCAACAACACTATCCTATACCAGACGGCTGTGCATACTTCAGGCCACTTCCAACCTGATCCTACCACTAAGCTGCACGACGAGAATTGGTACTTCAACGTCTTTGAGCCAGCTATCGAGGAATATTACAAGGGAGAACTGGTTTACACCACAAAGGATGTTGCGAAAGAAGGCAATGACGAGCAAAGGATGTGGGCCATGTATGGCAACAAAATCTATGACCTGACCAACTATTTCTCGACCCTCGCTGTTTATGATAACAGTAAACAGTCCGTGTTCCTCAACAAGGACATCACTGATTTATGGGCCAACAATCCTGGAACCGATATCCAGAGCAAACTTGACGTTCTCCTCAACGATCCTAACAACAACAGCACCGTACACGCCAATCTTGAAAACAGCTGGTTTTGCATACAGCGCCTTTTCTTGAAAGGCTACACGGATTTCCGCGTAACCCCCCGGTGCACAGTGAACAACTggattcttctctccttcaccaTTGTTCTCTGTGTTGTCATTGGGCTCAAGTTCGTGTCCGCCCTCCAATTTGGCGGCAAGCGACGCCCATCTCCTCAAGACAAATTTGTTATTTGTCAAGTCCCTGCTTACACAGAAGGTGAAGACTCGTTGCGAAAAGCACTCGACTCGTTGACAGCCTTGCAATACGACAATAAGCGCAAgctcatctgcatcatctgcgACGGTATGGTTGTCGGAGGAGGTAATGATCGGCCTACGCCCAAGATTGTTCTGGACATCCTGGGTGTCGACCCCAAAGTTGACCCTCCGGCTCTTCCATTCAAAGCTGTGGGTGCTGGCGGTGATCAGCTTAACTACGGGAAAGTCTATTCCGGCCTTTACGAGTACGAAGGCAATGTTGTTCCATATCTGGTCGTTATCAAAGTCGGTCGAGAGGCAGAACAAAGGAAGTCAAAGCCCGGTAACCGTGGAAAACGTGATTCCCAGATTCTTCTTATGAGCTTCCTTAACCGTGTGCACCATCGCTCTCCCATGAACCCGCTCGAACTGGAAATGTTCAATCAGATCAACAATGTCATTGGCGTGGACCCTGAGCTGTACGAGTACCTGCTCATGGTTGATGCCGACACGTGTGTCCAAGAAGATTCCTTGAACAGATTGGTTGCAGCTTGCGCTCATAACGCAAAGATTGCCGGTATCTGCGGTGAGACCAGTCTCGAGAATGACCAAAAGTCCTGGTGGACAATGATTCAGGTCTATGAATACTACATCTCTCATCATATGGCGAAGGCTTTCGAGTCTTTGTTTGGTAGCGTTACCTGTTTGCCCGGATGGTAAGTGGAAAACAATCAAGGGTTCCCCAGCCCAAGATCTCACAACACTTTTcgatttcctctctttcctttcttcttcattgttgATCCTTATCAATGTAACTGACCCAAATGTGTGCATAGTTTCACCATGTATCGTCTTAGAACAGCAGAGAAGGGCAAGCCCCTAATCATTTCTGATGCTGTCATCCGGGATTACAGTGTTTGCGACGTCGATACACTTCACCAGAAGAATCTTCTCTCTCTGGGTGAGGATCGATTCTTGACAACGTTGATGACAAAGCACTTCCCCTCTATGCAATACAAATTCTTGGCGCATGCTCAGTGCAAGACAGCTGCTCCAGAATCGTGGAGCGTTCTCCTGTCCCAGCGTCGTCGATGGATCAACTCCACCATCCACAACTTGGTTGAGCTTATGCGATTGAAGGATATGTGTGGCTTCTGTTTCTTCGGCATGCGCTTCATTGTCTTCATGGATCTCTTCGGTACCATCATTCTTCCTGCGACGTGCGCTTACCTTGGCTACATGATCTACAGCGTAGCGACACACCCGGCGTCGTTCCCACTGTGGTCCATTGtcatcttggctgccgtTTATGGTCTTCAGGcgctcatcttcctcttaAAGAGGCAGTGGCAGCACATTGGATGGATGATTATCTATATCCTTGCATACCCCATTTACTCGTTTGCCCTTCCGGTGTACTCCTTCTGGAACCAAGACAATTTCTCTTGGGGTAACACTCGTGTCGTTATTGGAGAGAAGGGCAACAAGCAAGTGGTTGCTGTAGATGACGAAGGCTTCAACCCGGCGACTGtccctctccagctctggGATGATTATGCTCTTACCAACAATCTTCCGGGCCGCCGTGGCAACTACAATTATCAGGAGAAGCAAGACTTTGGCTACAATGAGCAGTACGAGATGGACGAAATGAAATCCGTCTACTCTGCCGGTCCTCAAGGCTCGGTCCTCACCGGTATGCACGGACGCAACACATACATGCCTCCCCAGTCTCCTGCACCTTTCGCCGCCAGCCATATCGGCGACCCATCATATATGCACCGCCAGTCAATGATGTCCATGGGCACTGGGATTCAGGATCGCAGCCAGTCACCGTACTCTGACTTCCCCCAGCGTACTAGCGTGA is part of the Trichoderma atroviride chromosome 1, complete sequence genome and encodes:
- a CDS encoding uncharacterized protein (CAZy:GT2_Chitin_synth~TransMembrane:6 (o180-197i218-240o485-503i869-897o909-930i937-960o)) — protein: MPPLGCRDGREGIETWMLERGWSNGEVFIGKERVWIRENAWWEAENMLDVKPGDELHPIHSNPFNSGFDTGYSGTGSGYFPPTGLDNGVGSSRDALAHNRGMSQSNMSQFTLGQNQAPHAAPSIHPSIAPTMRNGDYGLGNKGDLYRNDGFYNAEAAALDPELAENKQIETKEVDNARRAWVWFCWAMTWYIPSFLLRWPGGMKRPDVRMAWREKFTLCLLIALMNGIIVFWIVGFGRVLCPNMDKAWNRKQVGFHQGENDYYVSIHGSVYDLTKFWKQQHSDTAIKTTSDVMLPLAGMDLDDYFIPPLNVACPGLGISDAFQLSLNNTILYQTAVHTSGHFQPDPTTKLHDENWYFNVFEPAIEEYYKGELVYTTKDVAKEGNDEQRMWAMYGNKIYDLTNYFSTLAVYDNSKQSVFLNKDITDLWANNPGTDIQSKLDVLLNDPNNNSTVHANLENSWFCIQRLFLKGYTDFRVTPRCTVNNWILLSFTIVLCVVIGLKFVSALQFGGKRRPSPQDKFVICQVPAYTEGEDSLRKALDSLTALQYDNKRKLICIICDGMVVGGGNDRPTPKIVLDILGVDPKVDPPALPFKAVGAGGDQLNYGKVYSGLYEYEGNVVPYLVVIKVGREAEQRKSKPGNRGKRDSQILLMSFLNRVHHRSPMNPLELEMFNQINNVIGVDPELYEYLLMVDADTCVQEDSLNRLVAACAHNAKIAGICGETSLENDQKSWWTMIQVYEYYISHHMAKAFESLFGSVTCLPGCFTMYRLRTAEKGKPLIISDAVIRDYSVCDVDTLHQKNLLSLGEDRFLTTLMTKHFPSMQYKFLAHAQCKTAAPESWSVLLSQRRRWINSTIHNLVELMRLKDMCGFCFFGMRFIVFMDLFGTIILPATCAYLGYMIYSVATHPASFPLWSIVILAAVYGLQALIFLLKRQWQHIGWMIIYILAYPIYSFALPVYSFWNQDNFSWGNTRVVIGEKGNKQVVAVDDEGFNPATVPLQLWDDYALTNNLPGRRGNYNYQEKQDFGYNEQYEMDEMKSVYSAGPQGSVLTGMHGRNTYMPPQSPAPFAASHIGDPSYMHRQSMMSMGTGIQDRSQSPYSDFPQRTSVMHTRGLSNLTPSPGLSPGLSPGFGGMNRSSSAMSFGRGHEATRSTTSFDFNGAAGGIMSSDAAIVEAIQSVLQGVDLDTVTKKQVRALVEQRLQTELVGERRTFVDKQIDRELENM